One Delphinus delphis chromosome 16, mDelDel1.2, whole genome shotgun sequence genomic window, CCGCAACTGAAATGACCACCATCTTTGCATTAGATTGCTCTCAATATGCcttcacacagcagccagagggtgaTACTGAAAAAGACAAATCTGAACATATCACCTCCCCACTTAAACCTCTTCTTGCTTAGGATAAAGACCAAATGCTCAACCTGGTCTCTTAGGACCTATCTGGCTGACCCCTGCTATACTCTGAACCTCAACTCAACCTCATTCCCTGGACCTTATTAATTATGCTTCTGCCACATAGGCTTATTCGATTCCTGTAATAAGTTAAGCTTGTTCCTGCCTCCCGGCCTTTGCATATGTGTTAGCTTGTGCTTGGATAACTCTTCTCCCAATTCCTTCTCACCTGGTCAACTCACACTCATCCTTCACGTTATAGGTTTAGTCACCACCTCCTCTTCATGTATCACTTTTTCTCCCCTGGAACTAGGTCAGGTTGAACTTTTGTTATTTATGTGGGTTACTATTTGATTAACTCTCTTTCCCATAAGATTTATAAACTCCAGAGAcagtattttttatcttttactcaCCATTGTAATCCCAGCTCCTAACACTATGCCTGGCAGTTGAGACATGAAAAAATCTTTGTGGACCAAATAAGCAAATAGGTAAATGGTGACTTCTGTTACCTGCCAGGAGAGGAGCATGGTATACAAAGGAAGTTGTAGACTTAagagccctgggttcaaatcctaactctgCCAACTTGTTAGCcaggtgatcttgggcaagttgatTTACCTAAGCTTCAGtcttctcatcagtaaaatgggcatAACCACATTTACATGGGGCTGTGAAGAGTAATGCCCAATGGGCACCCAGTAGGTTCTCAACAAACatacacatcatcatcatcattgttatcGTTAGTATCCTATTTGGGGACAATGGGGTAGAAAGTACTCTGGTGAGGTCACAGGGCTCCTCAGGAGGAAGTGACAGATGACACCCAAAAGGAAACAGAtagtaacattttttattaaatattacagtggatcaaaaagtacaaaatatctCTTGCCTGCTATGTGATTGGGAAACTATTGGCACGTAATACAGTATCAAAAGCAGTAATAAGTACAATTTGGAAAACATACAAAATTGAGTGTTTATAGTTGGCTCAGCATTCTTCTGGTAGTGTTTAAACTAATGCAAAGGTTACTCAATAACCTCTCCATTGGGAAACTATATAGTATCACTGGGCCATGTTGCTATATACAAATAATCACCTTACAGAAGAGCATAGAGGTTACAGAGCTGGAGTCACCAAAAGTATACAATATTTACAACACAGGAaggtttaaaaaagtataaacagCCAAGAGATTATGCTGCTATTCTTCAGACATATTTCAACCATGAGGAGACAAGCAGAATATCAAATACATCAACAGCCAACACTGGAATTTAAGTGCTCAAGATACTCATTGCAATGGTGTGGGTCTCACCAGGGCAGACTTgttcccatttttctttaaaattgggACAAGAGTAAAACTAGACCAGATGGGACTTGGCTGACCACGACCAAATGTGACTTGTGGGACAACAAGTGAAGAGAAATAAATGGTTCTCTTTGAAGGCAcactacataaaatatttttgtgggaTCACCTCGAAATTTCCATCAGACACACCAACACAGTGAAATACAGTACTTGAGAATTCATGCACCAGGTCAGAAAGTTGTAAAGTCAATGCTGAGTTTTAACAAACCCTTCTGTATATGCCCTGATAAACAAGTGAACTTAAGAGCTTCTAGctagtaaataaataagtcagtCCTGTGGCAAAGATTACAAGTTCCAATCACTTACTAGAATACTTAATTCTGAAACTTGGTTGGGCtgggttttgtggggtttttttttttcctttaatgttgaGTTGCCAAAAGTTAAGCCAGAAGtttttcagaaatattatttAGAATCTCCAAATCTCCAGTAAATCACGGACTTAGTGCATTTTGAATTGCAACATTTCTTGGAAGCCACACTTCGTAAATAGATTTATGACTCCACTGCCAATTAGATTCCACAGTTTCCTTTACAGAACTACCAATAACAATGGTTTGATTGCACAAAGAAAGGCTTGTGCAATTCCATTCAATAATAAGGCCCCTTGAACTCAAACAATGCAAACAAAGCCCtatttaagactttttaaaatgtagttctcAGCCAATGAAGAATTCAATGGTCTTTTTGAAGGATTTCCAAGATCTCTGTTCGGAGTTTTAAAACAACACACTGCTTCTGTTGGGAATGTGTACCCCCATTTCTCTTTATTTGTCCTGCTGTTTTGCCAAGGGTATGAGCTTCCTCAGACAGAAACAGTGAATCTCCTCCTCGGaagagatgagaaaaacaaaagctggaCTATGTTAACATTGTTTGAAAATGGTGTGATCGAATTCCAACATGATGAAACCAGACTGAAATCATTGCAGTGGGGAAAACAAACGCCCCATATTCAAAATGGATAGGTGAGCTCCACCAGGGACAGATGCCCCCATTTTCTTTGAGAAACGAGCTCAGAGAAACCATGTAGGATCTAGCCCATGTCAGCTGCAGAAACACCGGCGTTTCCTCCTTCTTCCATGTCCTCTGATTCTGTGACTTATTCAGTCTAGTGCAGCTTCCTTCTGTGTGTCCTGGCCAGCATTCTGCCAGCTGGAATTGAGATTTGTTTCCGCCCTCTATCTTGTGCAATAGCAGGATAATCTGCATTCACACATTTATAATCTAAATTCTACTAGTCTATCTATGgttctattaaatatatatatatatatattattccacAGGAAGGTAAATAATTAATTGAAGCAAATGGAACTCTTAACACTAGATCTCTACATTCTCTTGTTTCCACCTTTGGATATTAAGTATGCTACACTGAATATTTGGCTTCGTATCATAGAGACATTTCAGTACAAATGCATGGCATGCATGGCTTGGTTTAAGAGCCACGGTTTCATTGTTTACCAGTTTTGATCATTTTGCAGTCAGGTTACCTATTTAGAAGTTGAAAATGGTTATCCATTTTCATAGAATTAAATATCTCACAGGTAAAAGACTTGGTTAACTATGGTCCTAATGTCTACCGGtagtggtgggggcaggggagggttgACTGGGGAGTTCATCAAAGCAGTCTTATCAGCAGGGATGGGACCTGGAAGGAAAATCCACTCTCTGTGTCGATCGACTTTTAACACACTTAGAAAATGCATCCACCTTGATGTTACATCTCAGCAGCAAACGAATGAAGTGGCAAGAATGACAGTATACATTCTCTGCATCTTTCGACTGCTTGAACAGCTTGACCATTTCTTCCCAACAGTAAAAGAAATTGTTAAGTGGGCCGTATTGCCAGGTGGTTAAAAACATGACACAAATCACCctatgtgtgtgcatacacacagaaGTCATGCCCCATAAACCCAAAGAGGAtggctttcttttgaactggGTAATCAGTTTGCCGGCCACCTCCAAAGATGTGGCCTGTGAGGTTCTTCCTGGGAACAGCGAGAAACCAACTCGATGAAGGCAATGTGACTACCTGTTACTCGAAAGACCACGGCCCTGGGCAGGTATCTGGTGCCTGGGCCTCCCGCTGTGCACTTTCTCCTGGATAGTCAAGCTCTATCTTCTTCCCAACCCCCCTTCCCAGACTGTTTAAAGGGATCAGTGCCAACACGAATGTAAATCATTTTGGCTTCTATTCTAATTTCTGAAATTCCTAAAATATGTGTGCAGCCCACAGATATGTCCTCTAGACTCTGCTGTTATTCAGCAGCTCGCTGAcagtgaggtttttgtttttatgattccTCTGGTATGTAGGACAGTTTCACAGCCTAGATAAGGTAAGTACAATGCTCGATATTTTCACATAACCCAACACTTCAAAGCAAAGCATTTGGCCGGGTAAGCAGTGTATAAGCTCTTTCAACTATGCcatttatgaggaaaaaaatccttaagtTGCAGATTTGCAAAGGAACGTTCTTTGCACCATTGTGTGCTCAACTGTTTCTTTGATCATTTGTTCCACTAGAATCAGTTGCTTCAATTTGTAAACAATAACATTACCACCCAAAGCTGCTCAAAATGATAAGATGtggaaaaattacaaacacacatCAACAACTAAGGACAGTcagcctttaaaacaaaacaaaacaaaataaaacagaaacaagacctgCAAACAAAAGCGAtactgtttaattaaaaaaaaaaaaaagggacaagaaggaactgggagaaaataggaCTACCTGTATATAAATTAGGTGAGCAAACAGTGATACGGGTAGTTTTAAGAAGCAAATATATACAGTCAGTTTAACAGTGTTTACTTCTCTGGATTGTTTAATAGTGTCAAAATGAAAGATCTATTGAAGTTTCACTATACATTGCATTGATTGAACCTTGGAGAGTTTTATGAAGAGAGGGGCATCCCTTGGCATATTTGCCAGTCTTCCTTGCCCCTTCCTCTGAAATATCTGCCCTTTTTTGCCCAGATTGTTTCCTGACCATCAGAACTCAGACGGGGTCCTCTAAGTTCTTCCTGGATACACATGAATCCCCTTCACAAGATCCCCGTGCAAAGTGGACCATCTGAGGTGCGAGGGCATCTGTGTTGGCAGGGGCTCAAGACTGACCAGCCAGGGCTAGAGTCATCCCGGAAATATCAGGTATGTTCACCTCCCCTCTGGGCCCCTTTTGGCCGGGACTGATCTCACCCCGGATTAGAAGAATACTGACTTCTAATTCTACAAGCCGCCACCCCGAGGCTAAGGAGTGAAGCTCTGTTATCCACGCCATTTGGGATGCTGGGCAGAGCCAGGCTTACAGTTTTGTACTGGGGTGTACGGACGACAGCTGAGAAGGTGGGAAGGCGGCTTGAGGATTTAGAGCAGCTAAAGGGTAAATGCTGTTGTGCAAAAGGTCCCCATACGAACTTCCTACAGGTGTGGCTGCAGCCAAGTGTCTGTATAGCTGCTGAGAATTTGTTGGCGACGTAAAAATTCCTCTTTGCATCACAAGTGAGTGGAAAGCCAGGGGCTGCATGAGCGGGGAAAGCACAGTCTGGTTTTTCAAGTACTGCAGAGAATGAGAATACCCAGCCGGGAGCCTGGAGTTGAGGCCCGAGTTACACAGGCTTCCAGAATACAAACCTGggaagatgggggaggagaggggcagcTTGTGGCTTTCGGAGGCGCCCCCGGCATGCCCACCGTGCGTGGCCTTGCTGCCTTCGCTCTCCTGCTCTGAGGCCTTCTCCTTCCCAGAGACCTCCTTGGAGGGGTCCAGAGGAGACACGGCCCGGGCCTTTTTCCCGGCGATCACAAGGTCCAAATCCTCCAGGCTGCGCTTTATGGGACGCGCCGCACCAATGTTCTGGGGGCTCATTTTCCGGTGCAGGATGGGGTGGACCATGCCTTCCATCTTCCTGAAATTCTCCAGTCTCACGGGGTGAGGCTTTCCCGATCTGGAGAGCGATTCAGGGTATTTTTTAGGGGCCGACATGGTCATGGGCGATACCCGACAGGCCTTGGGGTGACAGTCTCGACTCTGGCTGTTTACGACCTGGAACTGGGAGGCGCCCTTGCTCTCCTGAGGCCCGGGCGCCGCGTGGGCCAGGCCCAGGGCCTTGCCTGTGGGTTTGTGGGGGTTCTTGGGAAGGCTCAGGTCGGTTGGCTGCTCGTCTGTGAGGGCTTCCGCCGCAGCCGACTTTTTGTCTTGCAGATGTAGAGACGCCAGGTAATTCACGTGGAGCTTCTCTTGGTGCTTGTGGGAGGGAAAAGCACTGTTTTCCGACTCCCCGTACATGTCCCTGCAAGGGTACTTGCATGTCTGTTCGTTATGCAGGTGGCGCTCAGTGTGCCTGTAGAGGCTGTGGAGATGAGGCGACGAGTAGAAATCGGCCAGGCAGCTGGGcatgtgggagtggggaggagcccTCCTCTCCAGCAGCTTCTCCTTGCCGTCCTGAGCATCTTGCTTGAGGGCACAGGAGTCGGCAAGGGGGCTAAGGTGATGCTTGGAGAAGCCGCAGCGGTGGGGCTCCGATCGACCCAGCTTGTCGTGCTTCCAAATGTCATTGatgccctttctctcctctgaggGCTTGCTTCTGAAACTCTGGACGTGCTGAATCACCGACGGCCGGCTGACTGCCACGTGGTCAGTGCTTTGGCCGTGGTGGGCCTGGGACAAACCCGAACAGCGGTCGTCCCTCACAATCAGTTTCTTTCTGCTGATCAAAGGGGGTGGGGAGCCATAGGGGTAGCTGCTGGAGAGGCCGGCCCCGCTCACTTGGGACAAAAGTTTTTTCTTGGCCAACGGGGACATGATGCCTGGGTTGCCCCTTGAGTAGAGCAGGGGCGTGTAATTAAGTCCATGGTTCTCATTCATGGGCCCAGTCAAGTCTTTGTCTTTGAACATGTCAAATGACTGGACCACAAGGACCTTCGGGGTCTGCTTGAGTGCACTGTGGATGTCATCACTGCCCAGCTGGTCCACCTTCACGGTGCAGTTGGCGATGTAATCCGCCATTGCGGGGAGTTTGTCATCCTCCATTTCACTCTGGTTTGCCAGTGGTGGCTGCGTGGTGGGGAAGCCGGGGAAGGACGCTTCTTGGAGTTCATTTTCAGGGCTCTCTGTAAAACAGCAGGGCTTGGGTTCTTGTTTTGAGTCCAGGAGAGCCCGGGGAGAGGTGCGCGACTGTTTGCCAGCCCCAGGGATCGGGGCTGGATCCCTTTCAGGGGCCAGAGGGGCACTCGCGAGCGGAGGGGCAggcccctcctctcctgcctcctcgTTGCTGGTACCTTGATCTGTGTCGTCGTCCTTTTCTGGGTCTGCTCGGGACACCGGGGGCCTTGCTGCAAAATCCTGGTACCCTTCcacttttttctttgtgtctgcTACTGGGAGAGGCTCAGCGATGCTTTTCTGGTGTAAAGTCTCTTGTTCCTTCTCTTGCTCTGACGAAACCTGATAAAATATTGCAAAAGATAGTCAGAAGGAAGCCAAATGCGTTGACGCTTTATGctatgaaataaaatgttacacaCAGCCGTTGTTTGGAAACAGCCTTTTCAGTCAGCTCGTGGAGTCTCTGTAAAGCTTTATTACTCCCCAATCATGGCTctaaacaaagaaatataaatcacaGGAACATTAGGGGAAACATGCATATTCACTCCAGTCCCTTATGAGATACCTATCAAAATAGCAAAGTAGTATGTACTGCCGGTATACAGTCATATCACTCCTTGATTCTAATATATAGTTTAATTCTGAGGTTGTTTTCTTGTCAAATCAGTCAATTATCCAAAAGGGTTTTAAATTACATGTTGCAGTTTACGACACTTTggagaaagatttttttagaaTCTCTCTTTCAAAAATCCAACCCCGTCTCAACAACAAACTTACTAAAACCCCTTGTTTCTTCTTCGAGAGCAAATCCCGTCCTAACGTGTTCAGTATGATGCGTTACATTAGCAATGCTTAAGTGTTAATCATTTCTACCCAGTGCCACATGACATGCAGATAAagctaaaatattgaaaaatttatGCAGATGCCATGGCAGCCTGTCTACCTGAGGGGCAGAAGGACTCCAGGTCCTTCTAGGCTGCAGCAAACTACATTTCCATTAAAGCTGAAAATGAAATTGTCAAAATTCAAGCAGTGAGTGCCACAACACATACAGCTTTTCTGTTCACTGAAATAAGTTGTAGTCGATGAGATGGATGGTCTCTACGTGTCCCCACTGACAGAAGTTGTGGGCACAGTTCGACTCATTCACTGCATGACGTAGCTGTGCAGACTTTGGCCTTAGAAGGTCATCTTAACTTTCCATCTGTGACCCAGGGGGACTGGCAAGTTCTTTCAAAACTTCTGTCGTTCTGCCCTGATGTGTCTTGGTGGAGAACAGTCACAAAACGGTGATATTGAGATggtcttcccccacctccccgcaAACTCAtcccttaaatatttttcttctttgttaagaAAAGAAGCGTCTACCACTTTAGCATCTTTGGGCAAGATTGAGGATGCTGGTGTAGGGATGCGTAGGAAGAAAAGTTTTAAGGAACCACACCCATTTCATAGATATTTCTCCTTAGACCCACTTCAAGATAGCCCTCTGTTTTAGGGATACTTATCatcattcttttcccttctttgtttttgTACTAATAGCTGCCTTTTCCAGTACAAATATCATTACTTGTTCTACACTAACAGTCATCATTGGTCTCGTGAGCTTATACATTacatgaaaatatagaaaaatgactACGGCTAGGGAAAAAGGCATATTGCATTTAAGTGTTAGTTTCTGATGGCGCTGTGGGGGAGTCTCAGCCCCACTGATGTCTCTATGACCTAGGCCTTCAGGTACATGGAGTTCTAGGTTTTTGGTTGTAAACAGGTTTAGGAGGTCATTGAAAgctaggcaggaaaaaaaaaaaaataaaggagcctTTTCGTAGGATGGCATTTCATGATTTGCCTTAGTATATTAAATGGTACCTTCCCACCACACAGCTTATAATCTGATTACTTGAAGATAGTGGGTTTGACTAGAAGGGCTTTTTAAGCCCTCCTATCtccaaattaaaaacaatgacaataataacaacaacaataaaattcaACCCCCAAACACACAGTGAGGAGAAATATACTTGCTATGTATAGAAATAGCAATACAAAATATACTATACACAGCAAGTATACACAGCAATATACTTGCTGTGTATACTTGCTATGTATAGTGTAtttctatatatagagagagaaatatacttgttatatatatataacatgggTCTGTGTAGGAGGCGGGGAGCG contains:
- the ARID5B gene encoding AT-rich interactive domain-containing protein 5B isoform X2; translated protein: MAPNLKGRPRKKKPCPQRRDSFSGGKDSNNNSDGKSVAKVQSFGSMVKCEARSALTKPKNNHNNCKKVSNEEKPKVGIGEECRADEQAFLVALYKYMKERKTPIERIPYLGFKQINLWTMFQAAQKLGGYETITARRQWKHIYDELGGNPGSTSAATCTRRHYERLILPYERFIKGEEDKPLPPIKPRKQENNSQENENKTKVSGGKRIKHEISKSKKEKENAPKPQDASEVSSEQEKEQETLHQKSIAEPLPVADTKKKVEGYQDFAARPPVSRADPEKDDDTDQGTSNEEAGEEGPAPPLASAPLAPERDPAPIPGAGKQSRTSPRALLDSKQEPKPCCFTESPENELQEASFPGFPTTQPPLANQSEMEDDKLPAMADYIANCTVKVDQLGSDDIHSALKQTPKVLVVQSFDMFKDKDLTGPMNENHGLNYTPLLYSRGNPGIMSPLAKKKLLSQVSGAGLSSSYPYGSPPPLISRKKLIVRDDRCSGLSQAHHGQSTDHVAVSRPSVIQHVQSFRSKPSEERKGINDIWKHDKLGRSEPHRCGFSKHHLSPLADSCALKQDAQDGKEKLLERRAPPHSHMPSCLADFYSSPHLHSLYRHTERHLHNEQTCKYPCRDMYGESENSAFPSHKHQEKLHVNYLASLHLQDKKSAAAEALTDEQPTDLSLPKNPHKPTGKALGLAHAAPGPQESKGASQFQVVNSQSRDCHPKACRVSPMTMSAPKKYPESLSRSGKPHPVRLENFRKMEGMVHPILHRKMSPQNIGAARPIKRSLEDLDLVIAGKKARAVSPLDPSKEVSGKEKASEQESEGSKATHGGHAGGASESHKLPLSSPIFPGLYSGSLCNSGLNSRLPAGYSHSLQYLKNQTVLSPLMQPLAFHSLVMQRGIFTSPTNSQQLYRHLAAATPVGSSYGDLLHNSIYPLAALNPQAAFPPSQLSSVHPSTKL
- the ARID5B gene encoding AT-rich interactive domain-containing protein 5B isoform X1, which translates into the protein MEPNSLQWVGSPCGLHGPYIFYKAFQFHLEGKPRILSLGDFFFVRCTPKDPICIAELQLLWEERTSRQLLSSSKLYFLPEDTPQGRNSDHGEDEVIAVSEKVIVKLEDLVKWVHSDFSKWRCGLQAGSVKMESLGRNGQKEALLKYRQSTLNSGLNFKDVLKEKADLGEDEEETNVIVLSYPQYCRYRSMLKRIQDKPSSILTDQFALALGGIAVVSKNPQILYCRDTFDHPTLIENESICDEFAPNLKGRPRKKKPCPQRRDSFSGGKDSNNNSDGKSVAKVKCEARSALTKPKNNHNNCKKVSNEEKPKVGIGEECRADEQAFLVALYKYMKERKTPIERIPYLGFKQINLWTMFQAAQKLGGYETITARRQWKHIYDELGGNPGSTSAATCTRRHYERLILPYERFIKGEEDKPLPPIKPRKQENNSQENENKTKVSGGKRIKHEISKSKKEKENAPKPQDASEVSSEQEKEQETLHQKSIAEPLPVADTKKKVEGYQDFAARPPVSRADPEKDDDTDQGTSNEEAGEEGPAPPLASAPLAPERDPAPIPGAGKQSRTSPRALLDSKQEPKPCCFTESPENELQEASFPGFPTTQPPLANQSEMEDDKLPAMADYIANCTVKVDQLGSDDIHSALKQTPKVLVVQSFDMFKDKDLTGPMNENHGLNYTPLLYSRGNPGIMSPLAKKKLLSQVSGAGLSSSYPYGSPPPLISRKKLIVRDDRCSGLSQAHHGQSTDHVAVSRPSVIQHVQSFRSKPSEERKGINDIWKHDKLGRSEPHRCGFSKHHLSPLADSCALKQDAQDGKEKLLERRAPPHSHMPSCLADFYSSPHLHSLYRHTERHLHNEQTCKYPCRDMYGESENSAFPSHKHQEKLHVNYLASLHLQDKKSAAAEALTDEQPTDLSLPKNPHKPTGKALGLAHAAPGPQESKGASQFQVVNSQSRDCHPKACRVSPMTMSAPKKYPESLSRSGKPHPVRLENFRKMEGMVHPILHRKMSPQNIGAARPIKRSLEDLDLVIAGKKARAVSPLDPSKEVSGKEKASEQESEGSKATHGGHAGGASESHKLPLSSPIFPGLYSGSLCNSGLNSRLPAGYSHSLQYLKNQTVLSPLMQPLAFHSLVMQRGIFTSPTNSQQLYRHLAAATPVGSSYGDLLHNSIYPLAALNPQAAFPPSQLSSVHPSTKL